One stretch of Brachyhypopomus gauderio isolate BG-103 chromosome 10, BGAUD_0.2, whole genome shotgun sequence DNA includes these proteins:
- the musk gene encoding muscle, skeletal receptor tyrosine-protein kinase yields MKRLENIPLVQILFLPYLCLVGAVQRAPQITTSLETVDVLLDQNATFICEVDSYPLADITWTRNNYPIRYYDSRYVIRENGQMLIIPNVKDSDNGEYCCNANNGVGEPAKSCGALQLKMKPEIKRHPTNVTLLLESKAVLPCVTLGYPKPDISWIKDDDLIKVDSRISILEFGALKIQNIKKEDAGQYRCMAKNSFGIAFSKPVTIEVQAPAKILKVPKERKVRIGTEVVLECNATGNPIPSITWLENGNTMTAASVEETLVGEVIVSVLRVVVNKPALYTCQATNQHSGGANTVKATAKITVSEWRLYKGNSGYCSTYRGRVCQGTLRKDTLLFFNSSLPEPEQAQEFLAQGGLVELEGVSALCRPAARSLLCHTAFQDCIPSGLGPAPKPVCREHCLAVKELYCYKEWRLAEERGHGGVISPGMSSSLLDCGQLPSQQVDPALCTAVAFVEIKKDQITTVCYNGKGRFYQGAHNVTASGIPCQRWDQQDPHPHRLAVDVIPELRDAQNYCRNPGGESDRPWCYSSSPSVRWEYCLVPKCGEAAPSMRAVPASKLTPPHPVPAVSTTYYMNVIIFIIAGFAGVAFLGMLILMCHKRRKMWTRKKSRVVETPTLTALPSELLLDRLHPNPLYQRLPLLLNSKLLTLEYPRNNIEYVRDIGEGAFGRVFQARAPGLLPHEAFTMVAVKMLKEEASADMQNDFQREAALMAEFDHPNIVRLLGVCAVGKPMCLMFEYMAHGDLNEYLRRRSPVQQRPLSRGSLSSPSLASQPEAPPLGCLEQLSVSKQVAAGMAYLSERKFVHRDLATRNCLVAEELVVKIADFGLSRNIYAADYYKASENDAIPIRWMPPESIFYNRYTTESDVWAYGVLLWEIFSHGMQPYYGMAHEEVIYYVRDGHVLACPEDCPQELYNLMRLCWSRHPGDRPSFGSIHRILERMHSQMLHPSML; encoded by the exons ATGAAGCGCCTTGAAAACATTCCACTGGTACAGATCCTCTTTCTGCCATATCTGTGCCTGGTCGGTGCGGTACAAAGAG CTCCGCAAATAACAACTTCGCTTGAGACAGTGGATGTCTTGCTGGATCAAAATGCTACTTTCATATGTGAGGTTGATTCATACCCTCTAGCTGACATTACATGGACGCGCAATAATTACCCTATACG GTACTATGATTCGCGCTATGTTATCAGAGAAAATGGCCAAATGTTGATCATTCCCAATGTTAAGGACTCAGATAATGGAGAATACTGCTGCAATGCCAACAATGGAGTTGGAGAGCCGGCAAAGAGCTGTGGAGCTTTGCAGCTAAAGATGA AGCCTGAAATTAAGAGACATCCAACCAATGTGACACTGCTGTTGGAGTCCAAGGCAGTGTTGCCATGTGTAACATTAGGATATCCCAAACCTGACATTTCCTGGATTAAAGATGACGACTTGATAAAG GTTGACAGTCGAATATCAATTTTGGAATTTGGTGCcctaaaaatacaaaatattaaaaaagaGGACGCGGGTCAGTACCGGTGTATGGCTAAAAACAGCTTTGGTATTGCCTTCTCAAAACCAGTCACGATTGAAGTACAAG CTCCTGCTAAAATCCTTAAAGTTCCCAAAGAGAGGAAGGTGCGGATCGGGACAGAAGTGGTCTTGGAGTGCAATGCTACTGGTAACCCCATACCATCCATCACTTGGCTGGAAAACGGCAATACG ATGACGGCGGCATCAGTAGAGGAGACCCTGGTGGGCGAGGTGATAGTCTCAGTGCTGCGTGTAGTAGTGAATAAGCCAGCTCTCTACACATGCCAGGCCACCAATCAACACAGCGGAGGGGCCAACACCGTCAAAGCAACAGCCAAGATCACTGTTTCAG AGTGGAG GCTGTACAAGGGCAACAGTGGCTACTGCAGTACGTACCGGGGCAGAGTGTGCCAGGGGACTCTGAGGAAGGACACCCTCCTCTTCTTCAACTCCTCGCTGCCGGAGCCCGAGCAGGCGCAGGAGTTTCTGGCCCAGGGAGGTTTGGTGGAGCTGGAGGGGGTGAGTGCGCTGTGCCGGCCAGCCGCTCGCTCCCTGCTGTGCCACACCGCTTTCCAGGACTGCATCCCCTCCGGCCTGGGACCCGCCCCCAAACCCGTGTGCAG GGAACACTGTCTGGCTGTGAAGGAGCTCTACTGTTATAAGGAGTGGCGTTTGGCGGAGGAGAGGGGCCACGGAGGAGTCATCTCCCCAGGAAtgagcagctctctgctggactgtGGGCAGTTGCCCAGCCAGCAGGTGGATCCAGCCCTGTGTACCGCCGTAGCTTTCGTGG AGATCAAGAAAGACCAAATTACTA CAGTGTGTTACAATGGCAAAGGACGGTTTTACCAAGGAGCTCACAATGTCACGGCGTCTGGCATTCCCTGTCAGCGTTGGGACCAGCAG gaTCCTCATCCTCACAGGCTGGCCGTGGACGTCATTCCCGAGCTGAGGGACGCGCAGAACTACTGCCGTAACCCCGGGGGGGAAAGTGACAGGCCGTGGTGCTACTCCAGCAGCCCCAGTGTCCGCTGGGAGTACTGCCTGGTCCCCAAGTGCGGAGAAG CGGCCCCCAGCATGCGAGCGGTGCCGGCCTCGAAGCTGACCCCACCCCACCCGGTTCCTGCCGTGTCCACCACCTACTACATGAACGTCATCATTTTCATCATCGCTGGCTTTGCAGGTGTAGCCTTCCTTGGCATGCTCATCCTCATGTGTCACAAGAGAAGGAAAATGTGGACACGCAAGAAGAG CCGAGTGGTGGAGACGCCCACCCTCACGGCCCTGCCCTCCGAGCTGCTGCTGGACAGGCTGCATCCCAACCCCCTCTACCAGCGTCTGCCCCTCCTGCTCAACTCCAAGCTGCTCACGCTCGAGTATCCACGCAACAACATCGAGTATGTGCGTGACATCGGCGAGGGCGCCTTCGGCCGCGTATTCCAGGCACG GGCTCCTGGGCTGTTGCCGCATGAAGCCTTCACCATGGTGGCGGTGAAGATGCTGAAGGAGGAGGCGTCCGCAGACATGCAGAATGACTTCCAGAGAGAAGCTGCTCTCATGGCCGAGTTCGACCACCCCAACATTGTCCGGCTCCTGG GAGTGTGTGCGGTGGGCAAACCCATGTGCCTGATGTTCGAGTACATGGCACACGGGGATCTGAACGAGTACCTGCGACGGCGCTCGCCGGTCCAGCAGCGGCCGCTGAGCCGGGGAAGCCTCTCCAGCCCCAGCCTGGCGTCCCAGCCGGAGGCTCCGCCGCTGGGCTGTCTGGAGCAGCTCTCCGTGAGCAAGCAGGTGGCGGCGGGCATGGCCTACCTGTCGGAGCGCAAGTTCGTGCACCGCGACCTGGCCACGCGCAACTGCCTGGTAGCCGAGGAGCTGGTGGTGAAGATCGCCGACTTCGGCCTGTCGCGCAACATCTACGCCGCCGACTACTACAAGGCCAGCGAGAACGACGCCATCCCCATTCGCTGGATGCCGCCCGAGTCCATTTTCTACAACCGCTACACGACCGAGTCGGACGTGTGGGCGTACGGCGTGTTGCTGTGGGAGATCTTCTCGCACGGCATGCAGCCCTACTACGGCATGGCCCACGAGGAGGTCATCTACTACGTGAGGGACGGGCACGTGCTCGCCTGCCCGGAGGACTGCCCACAGGAACTCTACAACCTCATGCGGCTGTGCTGGAGCAGACATCCCGGCGACCGGCCGAGCTTTGGCAGCATCCACCGCATCTTGGAGAGGATGCACAGCCAGATGCTCCATCCCAGCATGCTTTGA
- the rassf6 gene encoding ras association domain-containing protein 6 has product MSAGQPHSLVLIGDRRVFSRVRFFSLLNTYNCFLEDKTQLQLNVHESCAGQVTLEGLLVVSWGIKRPIRLKIQDEKQTLLSNSTESPSLSPDPISPLGNKRGMTRWGEVDNLNYIDELEEIIQDGSETLSSSAAGCGEYESMTLQRRRPQPIMEDTSILFRTRSDASLVQKRVKKKTPEEKQRDRQHRFSINGHFYNYKTSIFTPTYGATTNVRINSRMKTAEVIIQLLHKFKIENDPSEFALYCIHQSGERRKLSSSDLPLWERFLQGPSEHIMRMFLMDTDEEEVSLDVAQYMNLDLPFLQQVLLQLHQEENREIQHIISKFRKQHNLLTHCLNSKLVSKTETSL; this is encoded by the exons ATGTCTGCAGGTCAGCCACACAGCCTTGTTCTCATTGGGGACAGGAGGGTCTTCTCAAG GGTGAGATTTTTCTCTCTACTAAACACCTACAATTGTTTTCTGGAGGACAAAACCCAGCTGCAGCTAAATGTCCATGAG AGCTGCGCAGGGCAGGTGACGCTTGAGGGACTTCTGGTCGTTTCTTGGGGAATTAAGAGACCAATCCGCCTAAAAATCCAGGATGAGAAGCAGACCCTGCTCTCCAACAGCACTGAATCTCCAAGCTTATCTCCAGACCCCATCAGCCCACTTGGAAACAAGAG AGGCATGACCCGCTGGGGAGAAGTTGACAATCTTAATTACATTGATGAACTGGAAGAGATCATTCAAGATGGATCAGAAACCTTGAGTAGCAGTGCTGCAG GCTGCGGTGAATACGAGAGCATGACCCTCCAAAGAAGGCGGCCCCAGCCAATTATGGAGGACACGTCCATCCTGTTCCGTACCAGGAGCGATGCCTCTCTGGTCCAGAAGCGAGTGAAAAAGAAGACGCCAGAGGAGAAGCAGAGGGACAGGCAGCATCGCTTCTCCATTAACGGCCATTTCTATAATTACAAG ACTTCGATCTTCACACCTACATATGGTGCAACTACAAATGTTCGCATCAACAGCAGGATGAAGACTGCAGAGGTCATCATCCAGCTTCTTCATAAATTTAAG ATTGAAAATGACCCAAGTGAATTTGCCTTGTATTGCATTCATCAGAGTGGAG AAAGGAGAAAGCTGAGCAGCTCAGACCTTCCGCTGTGGGAGCGTTTTCTTCAAGGACCATCAGAGCACATCATGAGAATGTTCCTCATGGACACAGATGAAGAGGAAGTTAGCCTGGAT GTAGCACAGTACATGAATTTGGACCTGCCCTTCCTTCAGCAAGTCCTGCTGCAGCTCCATCAGGAGGAGAACCGAGAGATACAGCACATCATCTCAAA GTTTAGGAAGCAGCACAATCTCCTCACCCACTGCCTGAATTCAAAGCTGGTGTCCAAGACAGAGACGTCTCTGTGA
- the LOC143525534 gene encoding cystatin-C codes for MMGLYLILVFSLISVFHLSHGEQPVVEEIIIPRKAQLLGGWNEANPESEEVREAAQKAVEKFNMKSKAKYYFKLLNIISAQTQVTNMINFNIEATIVKTECLKSEPADLGSCALGGKLLTCKSEVQFNPRKMQYVAKRVSCKK; via the exons atgatgggtttgtaccttattttagtgttttcattgATCTCTGTTTTTCACCTGAGCCATGGCGAACAACCAGTGGTGGAGGAAATCATTATACCAA GAAAGGCACAGCTCTTGGGAGGGTGGAATGAAGCCAACCCTGAGAGCGAAGAAGTCCGTGAAGCGGCTCAGAAAGCAGTGGAGAAGTTCAACATGAAATCCAAAGCAAAGTATTACTTCAAGCTTCTGAACATCATATCTGCACAAACACAA gtcacaaacatgataaacttCAACATTGAGGCAACCATTGTAAAGACAGAGTGCCTCAAATCCGAGCCTGCAGATTTGGGTTCCTGTGCTTTGGGGGGAAAG CTGCTTACCTGCAAGTCTGAGGTTCAGTTCAACCCCAGGAAGATGCAATACGTTGCGAAGAGGGTCTCTTGTAAGAAATAA
- the tmem267 gene encoding transmembrane protein 267, translated as MRGFRSKLDATAPLNLAVETEKAQALLQTFSTASLLASAALGAFCVLADHVLAWPFVQQHAWLRAALDNSVHGAVGLWSWAIVIGLRKKSDFYEVALAGFFASVIDLDHFYMAGSLSLKAALNLPRRPPLHCSTLIPALCFSLRLLMWTCRLKDSWCSLPWMLLISLASHHVRDGARHGLWVCPLGHTPPISYWLYVTVTSTMPHLCSVLMYLTGTRDMISTKHGVAIDV; from the exons ATGCGGGGCTTCCGCTCGAAACTGGACGCCACGGCGCCCCTCAACCTGGCAGTGGAGACGGAGAAGGCTCAGGCGCTGCTCCAGACCTTCAGCACGGCGTCTCTGCTGGCCAGCGCGGCCCTCGGTGCCTTCTGCGTCTTGGCCGACCACGTGCTGGCGTGGCCCTTCGTCCAGCAGCACGCGTGGCTCCGGGCGGCGCTGGACAACTCGGTGCACGGCGCAGTGGGCCTCTGGTCCTGGGCCATCGTCATCGGTCTGAGGAAGAAGAGCGACTTCTATGAAGTGGCGCTGGCGGGTTTCTTCGCGTCGGTCATTGACCTGGATCACTTCTACATGGCCGGGTCGCTGTCACTCAAG GCAGCGCTGAACCTGCCGCGACGGCCCCCGCTCCACTGCTCCACCCTCATCCCCGCCCTCTGCTTCTCCCTGCGCCTGCTCATGTGGACGTGCCGTCTGAAGGACTCGTGGTGCTCGCTGCCCTGGATGCTCCTCATCTCCCTGGCCTCCCACCACGTGCGGGACGGCGCGCGCCACGGCCTGTGGGTGTGCCCCCTCGGACACACGCCGCCCATCTCCTACTGGCTGTACGTCACCGTCACCTCCACCATGCCCCACCTCTGCTCCGTGCTCATGTACCTGACCGGCACGCGGGACATGATCTCCACCAAGCACGGCGTGGCCATCGACGTCTGA